A region from the Candidatus Delongbacteria bacterium genome encodes:
- a CDS encoding FecR family protein has product KILDKIWGYNPIQLIDSSTIYSKFLQRRNQYQKKQSHISHFLYYSLRISAVLFLFIATIILAKEYLITNDIKECAYQEIYVPKGNRTSLILPDGSKVWLANNSTLKYPYVFEGEKREVELSGEAYFEVVKNNGRSFVVNIGQNRIKVLGTKFSVKAYPEDDIIQADLISGKIQLDIYNKGKENSFSSYELTPLNSLVWNKTSGKICNSRIPEGFYNYWQKGIYEFHDETLENLSKTIDRVYNIEIVFEDEILKSRKFSGTISLNDNIFTFIEAIKRTSIVPIEYKYDKNKIYVKLKN; this is encoded by the coding sequence TAAAATCTTAGATAAAATATGGGGATATAATCCCATCCAGTTGATAGATTCATCAACTATATATTCAAAATTTTTACAAAGGCGAAACCAATATCAAAAAAAGCAGAGTCATATATCACATTTTTTATATTATTCATTGAGAATTTCAGCCGTTCTATTTCTCTTCATAGCAACGATTATATTAGCCAAAGAATATCTGATAACAAATGATATTAAGGAGTGCGCTTATCAGGAAATTTATGTACCAAAAGGAAATCGTACTTCTTTAATATTACCAGATGGTTCAAAAGTTTGGTTAGCCAATAATTCAACATTAAAATATCCATATGTATTTGAGGGTGAAAAAAGAGAAGTTGAATTATCAGGTGAAGCTTATTTTGAGGTTGTGAAAAATAATGGAAGATCGTTTGTTGTTAATATTGGACAAAACAGAATAAAAGTTTTAGGAACAAAATTTTCTGTTAAGGCTTATCCTGAAGATGATATTATTCAAGCTGATTTAATTTCGGGGAAAATTCAACTTGATATCTACAATAAGGGAAAAGAAAACAGTTTTAGTTCATATGAGCTAACTCCATTAAATAGTTTAGTTTGGAATAAAACCTCCGGGAAAATTTGTAATTCAAGAATCCCGGAAGGTTTTTATAATTATTGGCAAAAAGGTATTTATGAATTTCATGATGAAACTCTGGAGAACTTATCTAAAACAATTGACAGAGTTTATAATATTGAAATAGTTTTTGAGGATGAAATACTTAAATCAAGAAAGTTTAGTGGAACAATAAGCCTAAATGATAATATTTTCACATTTATAGAAGCAATAAAGCGAACTTCAATAGTGCCAATAGAATATAAATATGATAAAAACAAAATATATGTGAAACTAAAAAACTAA